The following coding sequences are from one Streptomyces sp. NBC_01294 window:
- a CDS encoding carboxylesterase/lipase family protein — protein sequence MRHTRNVSKGFIAAALTLTTLGMGLGVGLAGPAHAAAGGTAGTVVGTTGGAVRGTADSDGLRSFQGIPYAAPPVGDLRWASPQPAAPWTGVREATAPGSPCSQPAGLPIGVPSEAEDCLYLNVTTPATRTGKRPVIVWIHGGSLMFGSGDLYGPERLAAEGAVVVSVNYRLGVMGFLSDPALKTSGGLGLEDQQAALRWVRANAGAFGGDPGNVTIMGESGGGYSVCGHLASPKSTGLFHRAILQSSPCATGGSRTREEAEAEAKATLDSLNELKKCKGYKDAESCLRGTDAATLMKAYGTWNEPRPIAGTDLMPLAPAEALRTGRFNRVPVLIGVNHDEERGRILGQELRGGPMPPEAYEPEIRNEFGDRADAVLARYPLSRFSSAGEALATVLTDRDWSVPTLDTARLLSQWTPTRMFEFSERETPSWAGDPKLSFELRASHMSELPYLFDFKLPLFEKLTEKQERLGKRMTDTWADFAESGKTDWPSFRSGGYVQSLASGPWKRAEFTKDHDYAFWKNLR from the coding sequence ATGAGACACACCAGGAACGTTTCCAAGGGGTTCATCGCCGCCGCCCTCACGCTGACCACGCTGGGCATGGGCCTGGGCGTCGGACTGGCCGGCCCGGCACACGCGGCAGCAGGCGGCACCGCCGGCACGGTCGTCGGCACCACCGGCGGCGCCGTGCGTGGCACCGCCGACAGCGACGGCCTGCGCAGCTTCCAGGGCATCCCGTACGCGGCCCCGCCGGTAGGGGACCTGCGCTGGGCCTCGCCACAGCCCGCCGCACCCTGGACCGGGGTGCGCGAGGCGACCGCCCCCGGATCCCCCTGCTCGCAGCCGGCGGGGCTGCCCATCGGGGTCCCCAGCGAGGCCGAGGACTGCCTCTACCTGAATGTCACCACCCCCGCCACGCGGACCGGCAAGCGGCCGGTGATCGTGTGGATCCACGGCGGCAGCCTGATGTTCGGCAGTGGCGACCTGTACGGACCCGAGCGACTGGCCGCCGAAGGCGCCGTCGTCGTGTCGGTCAACTACCGGCTCGGTGTCATGGGCTTCCTGTCCGATCCGGCGCTCAAGACCTCCGGCGGCCTCGGACTGGAGGACCAGCAGGCGGCGCTGCGCTGGGTCCGCGCCAACGCGGGCGCCTTCGGCGGCGATCCGGGCAACGTGACGATCATGGGCGAGTCCGGCGGCGGCTACAGCGTCTGCGGCCACCTCGCCTCGCCGAAGTCGACCGGCCTGTTCCACCGCGCCATCTTGCAGAGCTCGCCCTGCGCCACGGGCGGCTCCCGCACCCGGGAGGAAGCCGAAGCCGAGGCCAAGGCTACGCTCGACAGCCTCAATGAGCTCAAGAAGTGCAAGGGCTACAAGGACGCGGAGTCCTGCCTGCGCGGCACGGACGCGGCCACGCTCATGAAGGCGTACGGGACCTGGAACGAGCCACGGCCGATCGCCGGTACGGACCTCATGCCACTGGCCCCCGCCGAGGCGCTGCGCACGGGCAGGTTCAACCGCGTCCCGGTCCTCATCGGGGTCAACCACGATGAGGAGCGCGGCCGGATCCTCGGCCAGGAGCTGAGGGGCGGTCCCATGCCGCCCGAGGCGTACGAGCCCGAAATCCGCAACGAGTTCGGCGACCGGGCCGACGCGGTCCTGGCCCGCTACCCGCTGAGCCGCTTCAGCTCCGCCGGCGAGGCCCTGGCAACGGTCCTGACCGACCGCGACTGGTCCGTTCCGACACTGGACACCGCCCGGCTGCTGTCGCAGTGGACGCCGACCCGGATGTTCGAGTTCAGCGAGCGCGAGACGCCCTCGTGGGCAGGCGACCCGAAGCTCAGCTTCGAGCTCCGCGCCTCGCACATGTCGGAGCTGCCCTACCTCTTCGACTTCAAGCTGCCACTGTTCGAGAAGCTGACGGAGAAGCAGGAACGCCTCGGCAAGCGGATGACGGACACCTGGGCGGACTTCGCCGAGTCCGGGAAGACGGATTGGCCGAGCTTCCGCAGCGGCGGCTACGTGCAGTCGCTGGCCTCGGGGCCGTGGAAGCGTGCGGAGTTCACCAAGGACCACGACTACGCGTTCTGGAAGAACCTCCGCTGA
- a CDS encoding TetR/AcrR family transcriptional regulator, whose translation MGNREALLIGAKACLREKGYDRTSVRDIATAAGVSTAAVGYHYGSREALLNHALFEILDEWGDAMGRALVPDADGSSRAHFERIWESLIEDFGAHPDLWLASVELFMQAQRQPELRAALAGGTAQGRRGMAAILDGVREEDVPDTSVRTLGTVQLALVSGVMLQCLSDPSSAPTAAEVLEGLRALAELAR comes from the coding sequence ATGGGAAACCGCGAAGCCCTGCTCATCGGCGCCAAAGCCTGCCTGCGGGAAAAGGGATACGACCGCACCTCTGTGCGTGACATCGCCACGGCGGCCGGCGTGAGCACGGCCGCCGTCGGCTACCACTACGGCTCACGCGAGGCACTGCTCAACCACGCCCTGTTCGAGATCCTCGACGAGTGGGGCGACGCGATGGGCCGGGCGCTGGTCCCCGACGCCGACGGCTCCTCCAGAGCGCACTTCGAGCGCATCTGGGAGAGCCTGATCGAGGACTTCGGTGCGCACCCCGACCTCTGGCTCGCCTCGGTGGAACTGTTCATGCAGGCCCAGCGGCAGCCGGAGCTGCGCGCCGCTCTGGCCGGGGGCACCGCTCAGGGGCGGCGCGGCATGGCGGCCATCCTGGACGGCGTCCGCGAGGAGGACGTGCCGGACACCTCCGTCCGCACCCTCGGCACCGTGCAGTTGGCGCTCGTGTCGGGCGTGATGCTCCAGTGCCTCAGCGACCCCTCCAGTGCCCCCACTGCCGCCGAAGTGCTCGAAGGCCTCCGGGCCCTGGCCGAGTTGGCGCGCTGA